From a region of the Gordonia sp. PP30 genome:
- a CDS encoding DUF3040 domain-containing protein: protein MPLSEHEQRMLDEIESALYAEDPKFVSNVSKQRVGRPSARRQWQAVLLLLLGLVLLVGGIMVRVRIGDFPILSLVGFFVMFGGGLILVLGPRGGSASADGSGKSSKNGSKGSLSSRMEDRFNRRFHQDGH, encoded by the coding sequence GTGCCGCTTTCAGAGCATGAGCAGCGGATGCTCGATGAGATCGAGAGCGCGCTGTACGCCGAGGACCCGAAGTTCGTCTCGAACGTCAGTAAGCAGCGGGTCGGTCGTCCTTCCGCGCGCCGCCAGTGGCAGGCGGTCCTCCTCCTGCTGCTCGGTCTGGTGCTGCTGGTGGGCGGCATCATGGTGCGCGTCCGGATCGGCGACTTCCCGATCCTGAGCCTGGTCGGATTCTTCGTGATGTTCGGCGGCGGGCTGATCCTGGTGCTCGGTCCGCGTGGCGGTTCGGCGTCCGCGGACGGTTCCGGCAAGTCGTCGAAGAACGGCTCGAAGGGTTCGCTGAGTTCCCGCATGGAAGACCGGTTTAACCGGCGCTTCCACCAGGACGGTCAC